In a genomic window of Mycolicibacterium neoaurum VKM Ac-1815D:
- a CDS encoding DUF222 domain-containing protein, with translation MQGRRAALDVDPRSAAGRDTCGASQRYHDALKAVVRNALMSRELVQHNGLPVTVVVSTTLAELHAAAGIAHTSVGTTMPMRDLIRLAAHAHHYLLIYREHTAEPLYLARSKRLASKAQRLVMISRDRGCTMPNCPVSGAGCQGMHAEQDWSAGGQTDITGLGLGCAADNQMAFDTGWTTSIGPDGRVHWHPPPLLDIGQDTVNHYHHPEELLRRREDDSGEER, from the coding sequence TTGCAGGGGCGCCGTGCCGCACTGGATGTCGACCCCCGCAGCGCGGCCGGTCGTGATACCTGTGGCGCCTCCCAGCGCTATCACGATGCACTCAAGGCGGTCGTCCGCAACGCGTTGATGTCCAGAGAATTGGTCCAGCACAACGGGTTACCGGTCACCGTGGTGGTGTCCACCACCTTGGCCGAGCTACACGCCGCGGCGGGGATCGCCCACACCTCGGTGGGCACCACGATGCCGATGCGCGACCTCATCCGCCTCGCCGCGCACGCGCACCACTACCTGCTGATCTACCGTGAGCACACCGCCGAACCGCTCTACCTCGCCCGCTCCAAACGCCTGGCCTCCAAAGCTCAACGACTGGTCATGATCAGCCGCGACCGAGGCTGCACCATGCCCAACTGCCCGGTCAGTGGAGCGGGTTGCCAGGGCATGCACGCCGAACAAGACTGGAGCGCAGGCGGGCAGACCGATATCACGGGACTCGGATTGGGTTGTGCCGCAGATAATCAGATGGCGTTCGATACCGGGTGGACCACCAGCATCGGCCCGGACGGCCGCGTGCACTGGCATCCGCCGCCGTTGCTCGATATCGGGCAGGACACTGTCAACCACTACCACCATCCCGAAGAACTCCTACGACGGCGAGAGGACGACTCCGGTGAGGAGCGGTAG
- a CDS encoding DUF222 domain-containing protein codes for MLANGVADREVVLAAFDAYDSACEQLAALDVTRLSPADLLTLQSQREHRARTTAALDHRIMAALQAQSTPKEIGARTWAQILTIRLRISEAEAAHRLRDAADLGPRHSLDGQVLLPTLPACAAALAEGTINLEHVQEIRTAVERAGRYAARQRCGQLEADLVEAATRITPRTLREVADYAVCALNPDGDGPDIAAHERGITLGRQDPDGLIRISGWVDPELGAYLKTVNQVWGAPGINNPADEAPVSNPSPNPLDHTDGLPAPAPAVPIQPATPTVAAHGRTVRAAPCRLGRGAGRPEPRAGTVRRIAGAPCRTGCRPPQRGRS; via the coding sequence ATGTTGGCGAACGGGGTGGCGGATCGAGAGGTCGTGTTGGCGGCCTTCGATGCCTACGACTCCGCTTGTGAGCAGCTGGCCGCCCTCGACGTCACCCGCCTGTCGCCGGCGGATCTGTTGACGCTGCAATCTCAGCGCGAGCACCGCGCCCGCACCACCGCCGCGCTCGACCACCGCATCATGGCTGCGCTACAGGCCCAGAGCACGCCCAAAGAAATCGGTGCCCGCACCTGGGCCCAGATCTTGACCATCCGGCTGCGGATCTCGGAGGCCGAGGCCGCCCACCGGCTACGCGATGCCGCCGACCTCGGGCCACGCCACAGCCTAGACGGGCAGGTGTTGTTGCCGACCCTGCCCGCATGTGCCGCGGCATTGGCCGAGGGCACCATCAACCTCGAGCATGTGCAGGAGATCCGCACCGCGGTGGAGCGGGCCGGCCGCTACGCCGCCCGGCAGCGGTGCGGACAACTGGAGGCCGATCTGGTCGAGGCGGCTACCCGGATCACCCCGCGCACCTTGCGTGAGGTCGCCGACTACGCGGTGTGCGCGCTCAACCCCGATGGCGATGGTCCTGATATCGCCGCCCACGAACGCGGAATCACCTTGGGACGCCAGGATCCCGACGGGTTGATCCGCATCTCGGGGTGGGTCGATCCGGAGCTGGGCGCCTACCTCAAGACGGTGAATCAGGTATGGGGCGCTCCGGGGATCAACAATCCCGCCGACGAAGCGCCGGTTTCCAATCCCTCGCCGAACCCGTTGGACCATACAGACGGTCTGCCTGCACCGGCACCCGCTGTGCCCATTCAGCCCGCTACGCCGACCGTTGCGGCCCACGGCCGAACCGTTCGAGCAGCGCCGTGCCGACTTGGACGCGGCGCTGGCCGACCCGAGCCCCGCGCCGGTACCGTTCGACGAATTGCAGGGGCGCCGTGCCGCACTGGATGTCGACCCCCGCAGCGCGGCCGGTCGTGA
- a CDS encoding nitrate/nitrite transporter, whose protein sequence is MLNTRRNRDIAHWDAEDADAWESGGKDIAKRNLIWSIFAEHVGFSVWSIWSVMVLFMPQDVYGIDAAGKFYLVAMPTLVGAFMRIPYTIAPARFGGRNWTIVSALLLLIPLALTLWVMSQPGTSYTTFMLVAAFAGLGGGNFASSMTNINAFYPQRLKGWALGLNAGGGNIGVPVIQLIGLLIIATVSNTAPYLVCAIYLVLVGLAALGAAFFMDNLGNQRSNLGAMVEAMRFSHSWVMSFLYIGTFGSFIGFSFAFGQVLQINFLAGGDTPAQASLHAAQIAFLGPLLGSISRPIGGKLADKIGGGKITLYVFVAMIFAAGILVAAGVLDDSAAGAPTGGQMIAYVAGFILLFILSGLGNGSTYKMIPSIFEAKAQGHDEWSREEKAAWSRSMSGALIGFAGAVGALGGVFINIVLRMSYVSDAKSATNAFWVFLGFYVICAIVTWFVFLRLSSSKAAASPAALPESVVTA, encoded by the coding sequence GTGCTCAACACACGCCGCAACCGCGATATCGCGCACTGGGATGCCGAAGACGCCGACGCCTGGGAATCCGGTGGGAAAGACATCGCCAAGCGCAACCTGATCTGGTCGATCTTCGCTGAGCACGTGGGCTTTTCGGTGTGGTCGATCTGGTCGGTGATGGTGTTGTTCATGCCACAGGACGTCTACGGCATCGACGCCGCGGGCAAGTTCTATCTGGTGGCGATGCCGACACTGGTCGGCGCCTTCATGCGCATCCCGTACACCATCGCCCCGGCCCGATTCGGCGGTCGCAACTGGACCATCGTCAGCGCCCTGCTGTTGCTGATCCCGCTGGCGCTGACGCTGTGGGTGATGTCGCAGCCCGGCACGTCCTACACCACGTTCATGCTGGTGGCGGCGTTCGCCGGCCTCGGCGGCGGCAACTTTGCCTCCTCCATGACGAACATCAATGCGTTCTACCCGCAGCGTCTCAAGGGCTGGGCGCTCGGGCTCAACGCCGGCGGTGGCAACATCGGTGTGCCGGTCATCCAGCTGATCGGCCTGCTGATCATCGCCACCGTGAGCAACACGGCGCCCTATCTGGTCTGCGCGATCTACCTCGTGCTCGTCGGTCTCGCGGCCCTCGGTGCCGCGTTCTTCATGGACAACCTCGGCAACCAGCGCTCCAATCTGGGCGCCATGGTCGAGGCGATGCGATTCTCACACTCCTGGGTGATGAGCTTCCTCTACATCGGCACGTTCGGCTCGTTCATCGGATTCAGCTTCGCATTCGGCCAGGTGCTGCAGATCAACTTCCTCGCCGGCGGTGACACCCCGGCGCAGGCATCGCTGCACGCCGCGCAGATCGCCTTCCTCGGCCCGTTGCTCGGATCCATCTCGCGTCCGATCGGCGGTAAGCTCGCCGACAAGATCGGCGGCGGAAAGATCACGCTGTACGTGTTCGTCGCCATGATCTTCGCTGCCGGAATCCTTGTCGCCGCAGGCGTTCTCGACGACAGCGCGGCCGGTGCGCCCACCGGTGGTCAAATGATCGCCTATGTGGCCGGTTTCATCCTGCTGTTCATCCTGTCGGGTCTGGGCAACGGTTCGACCTACAAGATGATCCCGTCGATCTTCGAGGCCAAGGCACAGGGCCACGACGAGTGGAGCCGTGAGGAGAAGGCGGCCTGGTCGCGGAGCATGTCCGGTGCCCTCATCGGCTTCGCCGGCGCGGTCGGCGCACTGGGCGGGGTGTTCATCAACATCGTGCTGCGGATGTCCTATGTCAGCGATGCGAAGTCGGCGACCAACGCGTTCTGGGTCTTCCTCGGCTTCTACGTGATCTGCGCCATCGTCACCTGGTTCGTGTTCCTGCGGTTGTCGTCGTCGAAGGCAGCAGCCAGCCCGGCGGCTCTACCGGAATCGGTGGTCACCGCGTAA
- the lgt gene encoding prolipoprotein diacylglyceryl transferase, which yields MTVTTLAYIPSPDQGVWFIGSVPLRAYALCIIAGIVAALVIGDRRWAARGGERGVIYDIALWAVPFGLVGGRLYHVMTDWPTYFGEGGAGLVAAFRIWDGGLGIWGAVALGAVGAWIGCRQRGIPLPAFGDAIAPGIILAQAIGRLGNYFNQELYGRATTVPWGLEIYERRDAAGFRDTLNGVSTGQVIGVVHPTFLYELLWNLLVFALLIWADRRFNLGHGRLFALYVAGYCVGRFCVELLRSDTATLIAGIRINSFTSTFVFIGAVVYIMVAPKGREAPETLVGKQAQQVSVDDLDTTVIATAGAAGGATAAVAVADPPDTKVALDEQETEVAEAADRADVDEVAVETAVLEIAEPDGEPEQTDDEVEGVDVEGSAEAEAADEFEVEAEAVEDMSVEDSAFEEGEPAAEAAADDAAAVDEDDALPSGPEAELLAVTGVEPDSAGEVEVVDEADGAAAEAEAVETAEDKTSEASVSESSETESAEADSVPEPVSESADEGEPVAETAADEDDALPSGPEAELLAVTDVEPDSAGEGEVVDDADGAEAEAEAVETAEDEAAADDAAAADEDDALPSGPEAELLAVTDVEPDTAGEVEVVEPTEDDESEPSEAEPAESDSDAAEAAAEEPATEAGEATESESEDSTKADDSAEAEAAAAPDHTPFSTTPLTAREPRKRFWQRRR from the coding sequence ATGACGGTGACCACGCTGGCCTATATCCCCAGTCCGGATCAGGGTGTGTGGTTCATCGGCAGCGTGCCGCTGCGGGCGTACGCGCTGTGCATCATCGCCGGCATCGTCGCCGCGCTGGTGATCGGTGATCGCCGCTGGGCCGCGCGCGGTGGTGAACGCGGCGTCATCTACGACATCGCGCTGTGGGCGGTGCCGTTCGGTCTGGTCGGTGGACGGCTCTATCACGTGATGACCGACTGGCCTACCTATTTCGGTGAGGGTGGCGCCGGTCTGGTCGCTGCCTTCCGAATCTGGGACGGCGGTCTGGGGATCTGGGGCGCGGTCGCGTTGGGTGCGGTGGGCGCGTGGATCGGGTGCCGTCAGCGGGGGATTCCGTTGCCGGCGTTCGGTGATGCGATCGCACCGGGCATCATCCTGGCCCAGGCCATCGGTCGGCTCGGTAACTACTTCAATCAGGAGCTGTACGGTCGCGCGACGACCGTGCCGTGGGGCCTGGAGATCTACGAGCGCCGTGATGCGGCCGGCTTCCGGGACACGCTCAACGGTGTGTCGACCGGACAGGTCATCGGTGTGGTGCACCCGACGTTCCTGTACGAGCTGTTGTGGAACCTGCTGGTGTTCGCGCTGCTCATCTGGGCCGACCGTCGGTTCAATCTCGGCCATGGCCGGTTGTTCGCGCTGTATGTGGCCGGGTACTGCGTCGGTCGGTTCTGTGTCGAGCTGTTGCGCAGCGATACCGCGACCCTGATCGCCGGGATCCGGATCAATTCGTTCACCTCGACGTTCGTGTTCATCGGCGCGGTGGTCTACATCATGGTCGCGCCCAAGGGACGCGAGGCGCCCGAGACGCTGGTGGGTAAACAGGCACAGCAGGTGTCGGTGGACGACCTGGACACCACGGTGATCGCGACGGCAGGTGCCGCAGGTGGTGCTACCGCCGCGGTGGCGGTGGCGGATCCGCCGGACACGAAGGTGGCTCTCGACGAGCAGGAGACCGAGGTCGCCGAAGCCGCCGATCGTGCCGATGTCGACGAGGTGGCCGTCGAGACCGCGGTGCTGGAGATCGCCGAGCCCGACGGTGAGCCGGAACAGACCGATGACGAGGTCGAGGGCGTCGACGTCGAAGGGTCGGCCGAGGCCGAGGCGGCCGATGAGTTCGAGGTCGAGGCTGAAGCGGTCGAGGACATGTCCGTTGAGGACTCAGCGTTCGAAGAGGGTGAGCCTGCGGCCGAGGCGGCAGCCGATGATGCTGCGGCGGTCGATGAAGACGATGCGTTGCCGAGCGGTCCGGAGGCCGAGTTGCTGGCGGTGACCGGTGTCGAGCCCGATTCTGCGGGTGAGGTCGAGGTTGTCGATGAAGCTGACGGAGCCGCGGCTGAGGCTGAGGCGGTCGAGACTGCTGAGGACAAGACGTCGGAGGCGTCGGTTTCCGAGTCGTCGGAGACTGAGTCGGCCGAGGCCGATTCCGTGCCTGAGCCGGTTTCCGAGTCCGCCGACGAGGGTGAGCCTGTGGCCGAGACGGCAGCCGATGAAGACGATGCTTTGCCGAGCGGTCCGGAGGCCGAGCTGCTGGCGGTGACCGATGTCGAGCCCGATTCTGCGGGTGAGGGCGAAGTTGTCGATGACGCTGACGGAGCCGAGGCTGAGGCTGAAGCGGTCGAGACTGCTGAGGACGAGGCGGCAGCCGATGATGCTGCGGCAGCGGATGAAGACGATGCGTTGCCGAGCGGTCCCGAGGCCGAGCTGCTGGCGGTGACCGATGTCGAGCCCGATACCGCGGGTGAGGTCGAGGTTGTCGAGCCCACCGAGGATGATGAGTCGGAGCCTTCGGAGGCTGAACCGGCGGAATCCGACTCCGATGCAGCCGAGGCTGCCGCTGAAGAGCCGGCCACCGAGGCCGGGGAAGCCACAGAGTCGGAATCCGAGGACAGCACAAAAGCGGACGACAGCGCCGAAGCCGAAGCTGCCGCTGCGCCGGACCACACCCCTTTTTCGACAACCCCACTCACAGCTCGCGAACCCCGCAAAAGGTTCTGGCAGCGCCGGCGCTGA
- a CDS encoding bifunctional nitrate reductase/sulfite reductase flavoprotein subunit alpha, with protein sequence MSVTTRTACSYCGVGCGIEVATETDQDTGLPVIAKISGDKLHPTNRGRLCTKGATHAELMAATEGRMTAALVRPERGAQLVETPVEEAVAQAGNRLRAIVDEHGPDAVALYVSGQMSLEAQYLATKLAKGYLRTVHIESNSRLCMASAGTGYKQSLGADGPPGSYTDFDSANLFFVIGANMADCHPILFLRMADRLKAGAKMIVVDPRRTATADKADLYLPIAPGTDLALLNGLLHLLVVNGDIDEEFIAEHTEGWQDMPAFLADYPPARVAAITGLDEADIRTAASMIAEAGEWMTCWTMGLNQSTHGTWNTNAICNLHLATGAICRPGSGPMSLTGQPNAMGGREMGYMGPGLPGQRVVLSAEDRAFCEEQWGLEPGTIRSEVGPGTVAMFEQAAAGEIKACWIICTNPVVSVPNRATVIAALEAAELVITQDAYIDTATNRYADIVLPAALWSESDAVMVNSERNITLLQQSVTPVGQARPDWELICGVAEYLGFGDDFAYKSSAQIFDEIRRFANPRTGYDLRGVSYDRLRETPVQWPCPPADPDDRHPIRYVNDGVSQTLHVDADGHRPRLAFPTPSRRAQFLARPHMDPHELPDDDYPMVLNTGRLQHQWHTMTKTGRVAKLNKLDASPFVEIHPDDAAALGITAAHHVELTSRRGRAVLPASLTDRVRRGSVWAPFHWNDEHGEYLAINAVTNDAVDAYSLQPELKVCAVRLRAIEVAAPDPLDLRTAGPQFTDDEKLYLSGFFTGLDATPGGVPVLPLSAPVRPAVRLWVDGLLAGTYSRATEQPATGPLVLWASQTGNAEEFAIGLAARITGARSVTMDEASLDDVAAATEVLVITSTFGDGGPPDNGADFWDRLCRADAPALTGVRYAVLGIGDKAYANFCGHAKSLDARLAELGAVRTHELVECESHDDAPMAAWAAAVTTEPADIATTATAPGPARTTTPPRPAAPLTRGNPLSAPVSRNTRLTPVVAAKEVRQIGFDITEHVAEHGVSYAAGDSLGVFVGNDADSVRAWLAATALSGDEIVEVDGAEVDLRTALTRSYDLCKVTPNLLGFVTERCPQAKVLRRSGAKLDSWLAGRNGLDIVEEFAVRADPAEWLDALVRLTPRQYSISSSPLVSPHEVQLTVSVLRYRTARGMARGGVASTFLADRAQAAPVFVQRSPNFRPPEDSATPMIMVGPGTGIAPFRAFLQERRAQGHRGRNWLFFGDQHRDQNFYYRDEVQAMVDDGFLSRLDLAFSRDQSRRVYVQHKMTERGADLWRWLQDGAHFYVCGDATRMAADVDAALLAIIRKHGSLSAEAANDYKKELVATKRYVRDVY encoded by the coding sequence ATGTCGGTGACCACGCGGACCGCCTGCTCGTACTGTGGTGTGGGCTGCGGTATCGAGGTCGCCACCGAGACCGATCAGGACACCGGGCTGCCGGTGATCGCCAAGATCAGCGGCGACAAGCTGCATCCGACCAACCGCGGCAGATTGTGCACCAAGGGCGCCACCCACGCCGAGCTGATGGCCGCGACCGAGGGCAGGATGACCGCCGCGCTGGTGCGCCCCGAGCGCGGCGCGCAGCTTGTGGAAACCCCGGTCGAGGAGGCCGTGGCGCAGGCCGGGAACCGGCTGCGGGCCATCGTCGACGAACACGGGCCCGACGCGGTCGCGCTGTACGTATCGGGCCAGATGTCGCTGGAGGCGCAGTATCTGGCGACCAAGCTGGCCAAGGGTTATCTGCGCACCGTGCACATCGAATCGAACTCTCGGCTGTGCATGGCCAGCGCGGGCACCGGCTACAAGCAGTCCCTCGGCGCCGACGGCCCGCCCGGCTCCTACACCGATTTCGATTCGGCGAACCTGTTCTTCGTCATCGGCGCGAACATGGCCGATTGCCATCCGATCCTGTTCCTGCGCATGGCTGACCGGCTCAAGGCCGGCGCCAAGATGATCGTGGTGGACCCACGGCGCACCGCCACCGCCGACAAGGCCGACCTGTACCTGCCGATCGCTCCGGGTACCGACCTCGCACTGCTCAACGGGCTGTTGCATCTGCTCGTCGTCAACGGCGACATCGACGAGGAGTTCATCGCCGAACACACCGAGGGCTGGCAGGACATGCCTGCGTTCCTCGCCGATTACCCGCCCGCCCGGGTGGCCGCCATCACCGGACTGGACGAGGCCGACATCCGAACCGCCGCATCGATGATCGCCGAGGCGGGGGAGTGGATGACGTGCTGGACCATGGGCCTGAACCAGAGCACCCACGGCACCTGGAACACCAACGCCATCTGCAACCTGCATCTGGCCACCGGTGCGATCTGCCGGCCGGGTAGTGGGCCGATGTCACTGACCGGACAACCCAACGCGATGGGCGGCCGCGAGATGGGGTACATGGGACCGGGTCTACCCGGCCAGCGTGTGGTCCTCTCGGCCGAGGACCGGGCGTTCTGCGAGGAACAGTGGGGGCTGGAGCCGGGCACCATCCGATCCGAGGTCGGTCCGGGCACGGTGGCCATGTTCGAACAGGCCGCCGCCGGTGAGATCAAGGCCTGCTGGATAATCTGCACCAATCCCGTTGTCTCCGTGCCGAACCGAGCGACAGTCATCGCCGCCCTGGAAGCGGCCGAGCTCGTCATCACCCAGGACGCCTACATCGACACCGCGACGAACCGCTACGCCGATATCGTGCTGCCGGCCGCACTGTGGTCCGAGAGTGACGCGGTGATGGTCAACTCCGAGCGCAACATCACCCTGCTGCAGCAGTCCGTCACGCCGGTGGGCCAGGCGCGGCCGGACTGGGAGTTGATCTGTGGTGTCGCCGAGTATCTGGGTTTCGGTGACGATTTCGCCTACAAGTCCAGCGCGCAGATCTTTGACGAGATCCGTCGCTTCGCCAATCCCCGCACGGGATACGACCTGCGCGGAGTCAGCTATGACCGGCTGCGCGAGACGCCCGTGCAGTGGCCCTGCCCACCCGCCGATCCCGATGACCGCCACCCCATCCGTTACGTCAACGACGGTGTGTCGCAGACCCTGCACGTCGACGCCGACGGGCACCGTCCCCGGCTGGCGTTTCCGACACCATCGCGGCGGGCGCAGTTCCTCGCCCGGCCGCATATGGACCCGCACGAACTGCCCGACGACGATTATCCGATGGTGCTCAACACCGGTCGGCTGCAACATCAGTGGCACACCATGACCAAGACCGGTCGGGTGGCCAAACTCAACAAACTCGATGCCTCGCCGTTCGTCGAGATCCACCCCGATGATGCTGCGGCGCTAGGCATCACCGCCGCCCACCACGTCGAGCTCACCTCCCGGCGCGGTCGCGCCGTGCTGCCTGCATCCCTCACCGACCGGGTACGCCGGGGCAGTGTATGGGCGCCGTTTCACTGGAACGACGAGCACGGTGAGTACCTCGCAATCAACGCCGTCACCAACGACGCCGTCGACGCGTACTCCCTGCAACCCGAACTGAAAGTGTGCGCCGTACGGCTACGGGCCATCGAGGTGGCCGCACCAGATCCGCTCGATCTGCGCACGGCCGGACCACAATTCACCGATGACGAGAAGCTCTATCTGTCCGGGTTCTTCACCGGGTTGGACGCGACACCGGGCGGCGTCCCGGTCCTGCCGCTCTCGGCGCCGGTGCGCCCGGCGGTCCGCCTGTGGGTCGACGGACTCCTGGCGGGCACCTACTCACGCGCAACCGAGCAACCCGCCACCGGACCACTGGTGCTGTGGGCTTCCCAGACCGGCAATGCCGAGGAGTTCGCGATCGGGCTGGCCGCACGCATCACCGGTGCCCGATCGGTCACCATGGACGAGGCATCGTTGGACGATGTCGCCGCGGCGACCGAGGTGTTGGTGATCACCAGCACCTTCGGTGACGGCGGGCCACCGGACAACGGCGCGGACTTCTGGGACCGGCTGTGCCGCGCCGACGCGCCGGCGCTGACCGGGGTGCGATACGCGGTGCTCGGGATAGGGGACAAGGCGTACGCCAATTTCTGTGGTCACGCGAAGTCTCTGGATGCCCGCCTGGCCGAGCTGGGTGCCGTCCGGACACACGAACTGGTCGAATGCGAATCGCACGACGACGCACCGATGGCCGCCTGGGCCGCGGCGGTCACCACCGAGCCCGCCGACATCGCAACCACCGCGACCGCACCCGGACCCGCGCGAACGACCACACCACCCCGGCCCGCCGCACCGCTGACCCGGGGCAATCCGCTGTCGGCGCCGGTGAGCCGCAACACTCGCCTGACCCCGGTGGTGGCCGCCAAGGAGGTGCGTCAGATCGGGTTCGACATCACCGAACACGTCGCCGAACACGGCGTGAGCTATGCCGCCGGGGATTCCCTGGGGGTGTTCGTCGGCAACGATGCCGACTCGGTGCGGGCCTGGCTGGCCGCCACGGCCCTGTCCGGCGATGAGATCGTCGAGGTCGACGGTGCCGAGGTCGACCTGCGGACCGCCCTGACGCGTTCCTACGACCTGTGCAAGGTGACCCCGAACCTGCTCGGGTTCGTCACCGAACGGTGCCCTCAGGCGAAGGTGTTGCGACGGTCCGGTGCGAAACTCGACAGCTGGCTCGCCGGCCGCAATGGGCTGGACATCGTCGAGGAGTTCGCCGTCCGGGCCGATCCTGCCGAATGGCTGGACGCGCTCGTCCGGCTCACACCGCGGCAGTACTCCATCTCGTCGAGTCCGTTGGTGAGCCCACACGAGGTGCAGCTGACGGTCTCGGTGCTGCGCTACCGCACCGCCCGTGGCATGGCGCGCGGTGGCGTCGCCTCCACATTCCTGGCCGACCGGGCGCAGGCCGCGCCGGTGTTCGTGCAGCGCTCACCGAACTTCCGCCCGCCCGAGGACTCGGCCACACCGATGATCATGGTCGGCCCGGGTACCGGGATCGCACCGTTCCGGGCGTTCCTGCAGGAGCGTCGCGCGCAAGGCCACCGCGGCCGCAACTGGTTGTTCTTCGGTGACCAGCACCGCGACCAGAACTTCTACTACCGCGACGAGGTGCAGGCCATGGTCGACGACGGCTTCCTCAGCCGGCTGGACCTCGCCTTCTCGCGCGACCAGTCACGGCGGGTGTATGTCCAGCACAAGATGACCGAACGCGGTGCCGACCTGTGGCGCTGGCTGCAGGACGGTGCGCATTTCTACGTCTGCGGTGATGCGACCCGGATGGCCGCCGATGTCGACGCGGCGCTGCTGGCGATCATCCGCAAGCACGGATCGCTGTCCGCCGAGGCCGCCAACGATTACAAGAAGGAGCTCGTCGCCACCAAGCGATATGTGCGAGACGTGTATTGA
- a CDS encoding ABC transporter substrate-binding protein has translation MSWQRVIGALGAVSILVSGCGTQTPDQVGTSATPTAGAGFPVVLKNCGIDVEMAAAPARAISVNQPATELMLTLGLADRMVGTASWNEPVPAHLAEANAKVPELSADFPSLETVLDTEPDFVYATFAYTFSDQGIASRERFAELGIPTYLSASECSGQQAEQHRALTFEDIYAEIGDIARIFGVEENAARLVTSLKDRVRSATAGLNTSDTSLMYWYSATRAPYIAGCCGAPGLITQAVGARNAFADSRQLWPETSWEAILDRDPDVLVLADLTRGDDGDTAAAKIEFLENDPLARQLTAVREQRYVVVPGTALDPSLRNVDAVEMIADVLRQDS, from the coding sequence ATGTCGTGGCAGCGCGTCATCGGCGCTCTGGGCGCGGTGTCGATATTGGTCTCGGGATGCGGCACCCAGACTCCCGACCAGGTCGGCACCTCGGCGACGCCGACCGCCGGCGCGGGATTCCCGGTCGTACTGAAGAACTGCGGTATCGACGTCGAGATGGCCGCAGCGCCCGCACGCGCCATCTCGGTCAATCAACCCGCCACCGAGCTGATGCTCACTCTCGGCTTGGCCGATCGGATGGTCGGCACCGCATCGTGGAACGAACCGGTGCCGGCGCACCTGGCCGAGGCCAACGCGAAGGTCCCCGAACTGAGCGCCGATTTCCCCTCGCTGGAAACCGTTCTGGACACCGAACCCGACTTCGTCTACGCCACATTCGCCTACACGTTCTCCGACCAGGGCATCGCGTCGCGCGAACGCTTTGCCGAGTTGGGCATTCCCACCTACCTGTCGGCGAGCGAGTGCAGCGGGCAGCAGGCAGAACAGCACCGCGCGTTGACCTTCGAGGACATCTATGCCGAAATCGGGGACATCGCACGGATATTCGGGGTCGAGGAGAACGCGGCCCGACTCGTGACATCGCTGAAGGATCGAGTACGGTCCGCGACCGCCGGCCTGAACACCTCCGACACCAGCCTGATGTACTGGTACTCGGCCACCCGGGCGCCGTATATCGCCGGGTGCTGCGGCGCCCCAGGGTTGATCACGCAGGCTGTCGGGGCGCGAAACGCGTTCGCCGACAGCCGTCAGCTGTGGCCGGAAACCTCGTGGGAGGCGATTCTGGACCGCGATCCCGACGTGTTGGTGCTGGCCGACCTGACGCGCGGTGACGACGGTGACACCGCGGCCGCCAAGATCGAATTCCTGGAAAACGATCCGCTGGCACGTCAGCTCACCGCCGTCCGCGAACAGCGTTATGTCGTGGTGCCCGGCACCGCGTTGGACCCGTCACTGCGCAATGTCGACGCCGTCGAGATGATCGCCGACGTCCTGCGTCAGGACAGCTGA
- the trpA gene encoding tryptophan synthase subunit alpha, whose translation MSRLSSVFETCRAEGRAALIGYLPTGFPDVDTSIEAMTALVESGCDIVEVGVAYSDPGMDGPTIARATEVALAGGVRVHDALRAVEAISNAGGAAVVMTYWNPVLRKGVETFARDLANAGGLGLITPDLIPDEADDWIAASESNGLDRIFLVAPSSTPERLAATVQASSGFVYAASTMGVTGARDAVSNAAPELVSRVKAISDIPVGVGLGVRSGQQAAEIAAYADGVIVGSALVSALDDGVDALRTLTAELADGVRQAVRA comes from the coding sequence GTGAGCCGATTGTCGTCGGTGTTCGAGACCTGCCGCGCCGAGGGTCGCGCGGCACTGATCGGTTATCTCCCCACGGGATTTCCCGATGTGGACACCTCGATCGAAGCGATGACAGCGCTGGTCGAATCCGGTTGCGACATCGTCGAAGTCGGCGTGGCGTACTCCGATCCCGGGATGGACGGACCGACGATCGCCCGCGCCACCGAGGTGGCACTGGCCGGCGGGGTGCGTGTGCACGATGCGTTGCGAGCCGTCGAGGCGATCAGCAACGCCGGTGGTGCTGCGGTGGTGATGACCTACTGGAATCCGGTGCTGCGCAAGGGCGTCGAGACGTTTGCCCGCGACCTGGCCAACGCCGGCGGGCTCGGTCTGATCACCCCGGACCTGATTCCGGACGAGGCCGATGACTGGATCGCGGCGTCGGAGTCCAACGGCCTGGATCGGATATTTCTCGTGGCGCCGTCCTCGACACCGGAGCGGCTGGCCGCGACCGTGCAGGCCTCCAGCGGATTCGTCTATGCCGCTTCGACGATGGGCGTCACCGGCGCGCGTGACGCGGTGTCCAACGCCGCACCGGAGCTGGTGAGTCGGGTCAAGGCCATCTCGGATATCCCGGTGGGGGTCGGGCTCGGCGTGCGTTCCGGACAGCAAGCCGCCGAGATCGCGGCCTATGCCGACGGTGTCATCGTGGGCTCGGCGCTGGTGTCGGCACTGGATGACGGCGTCGATGCGCTGCGAACGTTGACCGCCGAGTTGGCCGATGGTGTGCGGCAGGCGGTTCGCGCATGA